A genomic region of Colletes latitarsis isolate SP2378_abdomen chromosome 7, iyColLati1, whole genome shotgun sequence contains the following coding sequences:
- the LOC143343595 gene encoding LOW QUALITY PROTEIN: uncharacterized protein LOC143343595 (The sequence of the model RefSeq protein was modified relative to this genomic sequence to represent the inferred CDS: substituted 1 base at 1 genomic stop codon), which translates to MSGIMTATGLMGAQIRPVCRPKTKRVELSGSAKPAPFILRPFSSLFNPYPYGCSVLCNHPADYEAKEILRRAKDSWATEGKAVLLPEEMDMIRASLAAATGAIDASVNASAAEMHNFDAATVPEELFRKYTETDSRPLTPAPTLASGPVLTNRPNQEEFSITSNPQERTMLVLDLRANSKNQMENETFTWHALTLELPPTPRKTKIFVTKSTPXHQASSPNLTTNAPPSCPSANTKEPSSSNRKEEDDESGTTKKEHVIIRRRGKRLRKGKCRRGSAYRQQTEVHDLLEPTETQVSHIGDGSRRTSIHTSNGDAENPSSPKKASALTTVSSAMPPSFIEPDILKHLCRELDRDKVEAEFSYKRRIVFEEALRVKGESYSHFRGSQTFSNLTVTGTTRVFSRQTARFEILDSGSLRGLTVLEYISKHVFISSGRKLIFGRVFNKFQEESLGCSRYILPNDIHKALQEIIGKPMTEEQEAYFKSIIGEIKEPLNFRSWCGLCATVERLLCPLSQKEIDPPSWLERVDFEALERRLQTFDVDPKLRIFLREIRDK; encoded by the exons ATGTCAGGAATTATGACTGCAACGGGCCTTATGGGAGCACAAATTCGACCTGTTTGTCGTCCGAAAACAAAG CGCGTGGAATTGTCTGGATCGGCTAAACCAGCTCCTTTTATTCTTCGACCCTTTTCTAGCCTCTTCAATCCATATCCTTATGGCTGCTCAGTACTGTGTAATCATCCAGCAGATTACGAGGCAAAAGAGATTCTCAGACGAGCTAAAGATTCATGG GCAACTGAAGGAAAAGCAGTATTGCTGCCGGAAGAAATGGACATGATCAGGGCAAGTTTGGCGGCCGCAACAGGTGCAATCGATGCGAGTGTCAATGCTTCCGCTGCGGAAATGCACAATTTCGACGCAGCCACTGTTCCCGAAGAATTGTTTCGGAAATACACCGAGACGGACTCTAGACCTTTGACTCCTGCACCTACGCTTGCCAGTGGACCTGTCTTAACAAACAGACCAAATCAAGAAGAATTTTCGATAACCAGCAATCCACAAGAACGTACCATGCTGGTCTTGGACCTCAGAGCTAACTCTAAGAACCAGATG GAAAATGAAACTTTTACTTGGCACGCCTTGACCTTAGAACTGCCGCCAACTCCTCGAAAAACCAAGATTTTCGTAACTAAATCGACTCCTTGACATCAAGCGTCTTCGCCAAACCTGACGACCAATGCTCCGCCTTCCTGTCCAAGCGCAAACACCAAGGAACCG AGTTCCAGCAATCGCAAAGAGGAAGATGATGAATCGGGAACCACGAAGAAGGAACACGTAATTATTCGTAGGAGAGGGAAACGATTGCGAAAAGGGAAGTGCAGAAGAGGATCAGCTTATAGACAGCAAACGGAAGTCCACGATCTATTGGAACCGACTGAAACTCAAGTATCGCACATAGGAGACGGTTCTAGAAGGACTTC AATTCATACGTCTAACGGCGACGCAGAAAATCCATCGTCTCCTAAGAAAGCCTCTGCATTAACTACAGTTTCATCCGCGATGCCTCCTAGTTTCATCGAACCGGACATTTTGAAACATTTGTGTAGAGAATTGGATCGAGATAAGGTGGAGGCAGAGTTCTCGTATAAG AGAAGAATCGTATTTGAGGAAGCTCTCCGTGTGAAAGGCGAAAGCTAttcgcattttagaggatcccaAACGTTCTCAAATCTTACAGTAACAGGAACAACGAGAGTATTTTCTCGCCAAACGGCTCGTTTCGAAATTCTAGATAGTGGAAGTTTACGCG GATTAACGGTATTAGAGTACATCAGCAAACACGTTTTTATTTCTTCGGGaaggaaattaatttttggTAGAGTCTTCAACAAATTTCAAGAGGAGTCTTTGGGATGTTCCAGGTATATCCTTCCAAATGACATTCACAAAGCTCTTCAGGAAATTATTGGGAAACCCATGACAGAGGAACAGGAAGCATATTTTAAATCTATAATTGGGGAAATTAAGGAACCATTGAATTTCAGAAGTTGGTGCGGTCTGTGCGCCACCGTGGAGCGATTACTGTGTCCTCTTTCACAAAAAGAAATCGATCCTCCATCATGGTTAGAAAGAGTGGATTTTGAGGCGTTAGAACGAAGACTTCAAACCTTTGATGTAGATCCAAAACTAAGAATATTTTTAAGGGAGATCCGTgacaaataa
- the Yellow-b gene encoding L-dopachrome tautomerase yellow-b isoform X2, which produces MQTSWIFIFLKVLLRCYLWKTVTATENLRVAYQWKQLDYEWPSNDTKEHFPWYKQEDNLPLGLEVTDDRIFITVPRWRRGVAASLNYFYVNDTNESPALIPYPSWETHEYKAGNVPEIISTFRIRADKCERLWVLDTGFTDILDSPEQQAPPALIVYDLTTNQMIRKYVIPEEQRTADSLFANIAVEDYSCEDSYAYLADLGGPGLVVYSWNTNTSWLVKHHFFNPDPQAEEFNVSGISFQWSDGLFGMGLAPIGDGYSTMYFHPLSSNMEFSVSTKLLRDPDSVDAPENSHGFHALGSRGRNGQSSVSFLDQNTGVLFYALTNVNAIACWKPQDRFTIQQQDLIYTDNVTMIFPNDLKIDQNGQIWVLSDRLPTFMYSQLNLDDYNFRVLTGSTREAINGTICSMESLVSTTDIPRDPSIRKFISSTVSKNSGCARSYEFMFVLTAVAFFLITYI; this is translated from the exons ATGCAGACCAGCTGGATCTTTATTTTCCTAAAGGTTTTGCTTCGATGTTATCTTTGGAAGACCGTTACTGCGACCGAGAATCTTCGAGTGGCTTACCAATGGAAACAACTGGATTACGAGTGGCCAAGTAACGACACCAAGGAGCATTTTCCATGGTACAAGCAGGAAGACAATCTCCCACTTGGCCTCGAAGTCACAGACGACAGAATCTTCATCACGGTACCAAGATGGAGACGCGGCGTTGCGGCCAGTTTGAATTACTTTTATGTCAACG ACACAAACGAATCGCCTGCCTTGATTCCATATCCGTCTTGGGAGACGCACGAGTACAAGGCCGGAAACGTTCCAGAGATCATCTCAACGTTTCGAATTCGTGCAGATAAATGCGAAAGGCTCTGGGTCCTCGACACTGGATTCACCGATATTTTAGATAGCCCGGAACAGCAAGCACCGCCAGCATTGATCGTCTATGATTTAACGACTAATCAAATGATACGAAAATACGTTATTCCCGAAGAACAGAGGACAGCTGATTCGCTTTTCGCGAACATTGCCGTCGAAGATTATTCCTGCGAAGATTCTTACGCTTATTTGGCAGACTTGGGGGGCCCAGGACTTGTTGTTTATTCATGGAACACGAACACGTCGTGGCTCGTGAAACACCACTTCTTCAATCCGGATCCTCAG GCTGAAGAATTTAATGTGTCGGGAATCTCGTTCCAATGGAGCGACGGTTTATTCGGTATGGGTTTGGCGCCCATAGGCGATGGGTACAGTACCATGTACTTTCACCCGCTATCCAGCAACATGGAATTTTCTGTCAGCACGAAGTTACTCAGAGATCCTGACAGTGTCGATGCTCCAG AAAATTCCCATGGTTTCCATGCTCTCGGATCTCGAGGACGCAATGGTCAGAGTAGCGTCAGCTTTCTAGATCAAAACACTGGAGTTCTCTTTTACGCATTGACCAACGTGAATGCTATTGCTTGTTGGAAACCTCAAGATAGGTTTACGATTCAGCAGCAGGATTTAATTTATACGGATAACGTTACGATGATCTTCCCCAACGATTTAAAA ATCGATCAAAATGGCCAAATATGGGTACTCTCGGACCGTCTGCCGACGTTTATGTACTCTCAGTTGAACCTCGACGATTATAACTTTCGAGTTCTCACTGGTTCCACTCGAGAAGCAATAAACGGCACCATCTGTTCTATGGAAAGTTTAGTTTCGACCACGGATATTCCACGCGATCCATCAATACGGAAGTTCATCTCTTCGACAGTGTCCAAAAATTCCGGTTGCGCCAGAAGTTACGAGTTTATGTTCGTTCTGACAGCTGTGgcattttttttaataacgtaCATTTGA
- the Yellow-b gene encoding L-dopachrome tautomerase yellow-b isoform X1, giving the protein MVECTCTNANRCLDRSHREVSWRGTIACEDILHTIVDTRQKRSTSMQTSWIFIFLKVLLRCYLWKTVTATENLRVAYQWKQLDYEWPSNDTKEHFPWYKQEDNLPLGLEVTDDRIFITVPRWRRGVAASLNYFYVNDTNESPALIPYPSWETHEYKAGNVPEIISTFRIRADKCERLWVLDTGFTDILDSPEQQAPPALIVYDLTTNQMIRKYVIPEEQRTADSLFANIAVEDYSCEDSYAYLADLGGPGLVVYSWNTNTSWLVKHHFFNPDPQAEEFNVSGISFQWSDGLFGMGLAPIGDGYSTMYFHPLSSNMEFSVSTKLLRDPDSVDAPENSHGFHALGSRGRNGQSSVSFLDQNTGVLFYALTNVNAIACWKPQDRFTIQQQDLIYTDNVTMIFPNDLKIDQNGQIWVLSDRLPTFMYSQLNLDDYNFRVLTGSTREAINGTICSMESLVSTTDIPRDPSIRKFISSTVSKNSGCARSYEFMFVLTAVAFFLITYI; this is encoded by the exons ATGGTCGAATGCACATGTACAAACGCGAATCGATGCCTCGACAGAAGTCACAGAGAAGTCTCATGGAGAGGAACAATTGCTTGCGAAGACATTTTGCATACAAT TGTCGACACGCGACAGAAACGGAGCACGAGTATGCAGACCAGCTGGATCTTTATTTTCCTAAAGGTTTTGCTTCGATGTTATCTTTGGAAGACCGTTACTGCGACCGAGAATCTTCGAGTGGCTTACCAATGGAAACAACTGGATTACGAGTGGCCAAGTAACGACACCAAGGAGCATTTTCCATGGTACAAGCAGGAAGACAATCTCCCACTTGGCCTCGAAGTCACAGACGACAGAATCTTCATCACGGTACCAAGATGGAGACGCGGCGTTGCGGCCAGTTTGAATTACTTTTATGTCAACG ACACAAACGAATCGCCTGCCTTGATTCCATATCCGTCTTGGGAGACGCACGAGTACAAGGCCGGAAACGTTCCAGAGATCATCTCAACGTTTCGAATTCGTGCAGATAAATGCGAAAGGCTCTGGGTCCTCGACACTGGATTCACCGATATTTTAGATAGCCCGGAACAGCAAGCACCGCCAGCATTGATCGTCTATGATTTAACGACTAATCAAATGATACGAAAATACGTTATTCCCGAAGAACAGAGGACAGCTGATTCGCTTTTCGCGAACATTGCCGTCGAAGATTATTCCTGCGAAGATTCTTACGCTTATTTGGCAGACTTGGGGGGCCCAGGACTTGTTGTTTATTCATGGAACACGAACACGTCGTGGCTCGTGAAACACCACTTCTTCAATCCGGATCCTCAG GCTGAAGAATTTAATGTGTCGGGAATCTCGTTCCAATGGAGCGACGGTTTATTCGGTATGGGTTTGGCGCCCATAGGCGATGGGTACAGTACCATGTACTTTCACCCGCTATCCAGCAACATGGAATTTTCTGTCAGCACGAAGTTACTCAGAGATCCTGACAGTGTCGATGCTCCAG AAAATTCCCATGGTTTCCATGCTCTCGGATCTCGAGGACGCAATGGTCAGAGTAGCGTCAGCTTTCTAGATCAAAACACTGGAGTTCTCTTTTACGCATTGACCAACGTGAATGCTATTGCTTGTTGGAAACCTCAAGATAGGTTTACGATTCAGCAGCAGGATTTAATTTATACGGATAACGTTACGATGATCTTCCCCAACGATTTAAAA ATCGATCAAAATGGCCAAATATGGGTACTCTCGGACCGTCTGCCGACGTTTATGTACTCTCAGTTGAACCTCGACGATTATAACTTTCGAGTTCTCACTGGTTCCACTCGAGAAGCAATAAACGGCACCATCTGTTCTATGGAAAGTTTAGTTTCGACCACGGATATTCCACGCGATCCATCAATACGGAAGTTCATCTCTTCGACAGTGTCCAAAAATTCCGGTTGCGCCAGAAGTTACGAGTTTATGTTCGTTCTGACAGCTGTGgcattttttttaataacgtaCATTTGA
- the Bugz gene encoding bub3 interacting GLEBS and Zinc finger domain protein isoform X1: MGRKKKKQSRPWCWYCNREFEDEKILIQHQKAKHFKCHICHKKLYTGPGLSIHCMQVHKEAIDKVPNSLPNRSNIEIEIYGMEGIPPNDAKEHERQRNGGRPGSPSSGEDEPVRKKTKPEGLLGSAPGAVPTGSNMMQGVMPGMAAHPGMPPMGQFPPPMHHMMGPMGHVGPPFMGPGMMPGMPGMPPGIQPPVSGASIPPARPLFPSAAAVSTAASTAVTSPLGTDFKPITSVAGGSIGPIKPTFPAYSNTDSNTTTSNNIGSDQKVNLIATTSAAIKIIHPPEDLSLEEIRARLPKYQRRQTEESRTAQAEASQQVAALQQQQQQQQQQQQQQQAAAANAAAAFQDQQQRQQAALNALQQQRFQRPPQAVMVPASAAMPVSSVALMAPLMRPTMTLAAPALIHGGNMMRPPPMGLPPGMIGALPPGAMHPAFATPMGFPGAPMLAPMMHPRFR, encoded by the exons ATGGGACGTAAAAAGAAGAAGCAGTCGAGGCCCTGGTGCTG GTATTGTAATCGAGAATTTGAAGACGAGAAGATTCTAATTCAACATCAGAAAGCAAAACATTTCAAATGTCACATTTGTCACAAAAAGCTTTATACGGGACCAGGCCTTAGTATACATTGTATGCAG GTACATAAAGAAGCAATAGATAAGGTACCTAATTCTTTGCCAAATCGTAGTAATattgaaatagaaatttatGGCATGGAAGGTATACCACCAAACGATGCAAAAGAACACGAAAGGCAAAGGAATGGAGGTAGACCTGGTTCGCCGAGTTCCGGCGAAGACGAACCCGTTCGGAAGAAAACGAAACCAGAGGGTTTATTAGGTTCCGCACCTGGTGCAGTGCCCACAGGGTCAAATATGATGCAAGGCGTTATGCCAGGTATGGCAGCTCATCCGGGTATGCCACCGATGGGACAGTTCCCACCACCCATGCACCATATGATGGGACCTATGGGTCATGTAGGTCCACCTTTCATGGGACCTGG TATGATGCCTGGAATGCCAGGTATGCCTCCAGGTATACAACCACCGGTATCAGGTGCGTCTATTCCACCAGCCCGACCATTATTTCCAAGCGCTGCAGCTGTTTCAACAGCCGCGTCCACAGCTGTGACTTCTCCCCTGGGCACAGACTTTAAACCAATCACGTCGGTAGCTGGTGGTTCTATAGGACCTATTAAGCCAACATTCCCTGCTTACAGTAATACTGATAGTAATACCACTACTAGTAATAATATTGGAAGTGATCAGAAAGTAAATCTTATAGCAACTACGAGTGCTGCTATTAAAATTATTCATCCACCAGAGGATCTTAGTTTA GAGGAAATTAGAGCGAGACTTCCGAAATATCAACGAAGGCAAACAGAAGAGTCTCGAACCGCACAGGCCGAGGCTTCTCAGCAAGTAGCCGCattgcagcagcaacaacaacagcagcagcagcaacagcaacaacaacaagctGCGGCcgctaacgcggcagccgcgtTTCAGGATCAGCAACAGAGACAACAGGCTGCATTAAATGCCCTTCAACAGCAAAGATTTCAGAGACCTCCACAGGCAGTCATGGTTCCCGCGTCAGCTGCAATGCCTGTTAGTTCCGTTGCTTTGATGGCACCGCTTATGCGGCCGACTATGACCCTAGCTGCACCTGCTCTGATTCATGGAGGTAACATGATGCGACCGCCCCCCATGGGCCTGCCACCAG GGATGATAGGAGCATTACCACCAGGCGCAATGCATCCGGCATTTGCAACCCCAATGGGTTTTCCTGGTGCACCGATGTTGGCTCCGATGATGCACCCACGCTTCAGATGA
- the Bugz gene encoding bub3 interacting GLEBS and Zinc finger domain protein isoform X2 — translation MGRKKKKQSRPWCWYCNREFEDEKILIQHQKAKHFKCHICHKKLYTGPGLSIHCMQVHKEAIDKVPNSLPNRSNIEIEIYGMEGIPPNDAKEHERQRNGGRPGSPSSGEDEPVRKKTKPEGLLGSAPGAVPTGSNMMQGVMPGMAAHPGMPPMGQFPPPMHHMMGPMGHVGPPFMGPGMMPGMPGMPPGIQPPVSGASIPPARPLFPSAAAVSTAASTAVTSPLGTDFKPITSVAGGSIGPIKPTFPAYSNTDSNTTTSNNIGSDQKVNLIATTSAAIKIIHPPEDLSLEEIRARLPKYQRRQTEESRTAQAEASQQVAALQQQQQQQQQQQQQQQAAAANAAAAFQDQQQRQQAALNALQQQRFQRPPQAVMVPASAAMPVSSVALMAPLMRPTMTLAAPALIHGGNMMRPPPMGLPPGGSSGQRYCICSDSFNAGQPHFDFGHITTLWT, via the exons ATGGGACGTAAAAAGAAGAAGCAGTCGAGGCCCTGGTGCTG GTATTGTAATCGAGAATTTGAAGACGAGAAGATTCTAATTCAACATCAGAAAGCAAAACATTTCAAATGTCACATTTGTCACAAAAAGCTTTATACGGGACCAGGCCTTAGTATACATTGTATGCAG GTACATAAAGAAGCAATAGATAAGGTACCTAATTCTTTGCCAAATCGTAGTAATattgaaatagaaatttatGGCATGGAAGGTATACCACCAAACGATGCAAAAGAACACGAAAGGCAAAGGAATGGAGGTAGACCTGGTTCGCCGAGTTCCGGCGAAGACGAACCCGTTCGGAAGAAAACGAAACCAGAGGGTTTATTAGGTTCCGCACCTGGTGCAGTGCCCACAGGGTCAAATATGATGCAAGGCGTTATGCCAGGTATGGCAGCTCATCCGGGTATGCCACCGATGGGACAGTTCCCACCACCCATGCACCATATGATGGGACCTATGGGTCATGTAGGTCCACCTTTCATGGGACCTGG TATGATGCCTGGAATGCCAGGTATGCCTCCAGGTATACAACCACCGGTATCAGGTGCGTCTATTCCACCAGCCCGACCATTATTTCCAAGCGCTGCAGCTGTTTCAACAGCCGCGTCCACAGCTGTGACTTCTCCCCTGGGCACAGACTTTAAACCAATCACGTCGGTAGCTGGTGGTTCTATAGGACCTATTAAGCCAACATTCCCTGCTTACAGTAATACTGATAGTAATACCACTACTAGTAATAATATTGGAAGTGATCAGAAAGTAAATCTTATAGCAACTACGAGTGCTGCTATTAAAATTATTCATCCACCAGAGGATCTTAGTTTA GAGGAAATTAGAGCGAGACTTCCGAAATATCAACGAAGGCAAACAGAAGAGTCTCGAACCGCACAGGCCGAGGCTTCTCAGCAAGTAGCCGCattgcagcagcaacaacaacagcagcagcagcaacagcaacaacaacaagctGCGGCcgctaacgcggcagccgcgtTTCAGGATCAGCAACAGAGACAACAGGCTGCATTAAATGCCCTTCAACAGCAAAGATTTCAGAGACCTCCACAGGCAGTCATGGTTCCCGCGTCAGCTGCAATGCCTGTTAGTTCCGTTGCTTTGATGGCACCGCTTATGCGGCCGACTATGACCCTAGCTGCACCTGCTCTGATTCATGGAGGTAACATGATGCGACCGCCCCCCATGGGCCTGCCACCAG GTGGGTCGAGCGGCCAACGATATTGCATCTGTTCTGATTCCTTCAACGCCGGACAGCCACACTTTGATTTTGGACACATCACGACCCTTTGGACGTGA
- the LOC143343518 gene encoding uncharacterized protein LOC143343518 isoform X2 produces the protein MCGQTFDSITATIRHRFKVHPNSPTKFYCHYCGMQFPLKTHRDNHQASHDSSESERKEQHKKCEDCDVLFYNEKALDYHYRSIHKRMVHLFQPIATPPPSNKIKVNSMNDALSVYYCHLCGAEYIIKFNLQQHLERAHTQEEREAVPEDLIKCTVCAALFCSKKAYEVHNSYHQPDDLYVTSEEQRLQTVTKVDQDFDIRRVEGVADKYVPKINMAKRPAKSGKKTKKIQKVEVKETENYPSSDDEPTVTNESSDSDSDLPLKQRICS, from the exons ATGTGCGGACAAACATTTGATTCGATCACTGCAACAATAAGGCATAGATTTAAAGTTCATCCAAATTCACCGACAAAATTTTATTGCCATTATTGTGGAATGCAGTTTCCTTTAAAA ACGCACAGGGATAATCATCAGGCGTCGCACGATTCGTCCGAAAGTGAAAGGAAAGAACAACACAAGAAATGCGAAGATTGTGATGTATTATTCTATAACGAAAAAGCTTTAGATTATCATTATCGTTCTATACATAAGAG AATGGTACATCTTTTCCAACCGATTGCAACACCGCCTCCTAGCAATAAAATCAAAGTAAACTCTATGAACGATGCTCTCAGTGTATATTACTGTCATTTATGCGGTGCTGAGTATATTATAAAATTCAATCTACAGCAACATTTGGAACGAGCTCATACTCAA GAAGAAAGGGAAGCTGTTCCAGAAGACTTAATAAAATGTACAGTATGCGCTGCATTATTTTGCAGTAAAAAAGCGTACGAAGTGCATAACAGCTATCACCAACCAGACGATTTATATGTAACATCGGAGGAACAAAGATTACAAACAGTAACTAAAGTAGATCAAGATTTTGATATTAGACGGGTAGAAGGGGTAGCCGATAAGTATGTTCCAAAAATTAATATGGCTAAAAGACCTGCTAAAAGTGGTAAAAAG actaaaaaaattcagaaagtagAAGTAAAGGAAACGGAAAATTATCCGTCCTCTGATGACGAACCTACCGTTACTAACGAATCTAGCGATTCAGATAGCGATCTTCCATTGAAACAAAGGATCTGCAGCTAA
- the LOC143343518 gene encoding uncharacterized protein LOC143343518 isoform X1 — protein sequence MSAKRQNKCVLCDSKLESKEALQAHFRKHANKEIDTRGRIVKTNKKADTQCDMCGQTFDSITATIRHRFKVHPNSPTKFYCHYCGMQFPLKTHRDNHQASHDSSESERKEQHKKCEDCDVLFYNEKALDYHYRSIHKRMVHLFQPIATPPPSNKIKVNSMNDALSVYYCHLCGAEYIIKFNLQQHLERAHTQEEREAVPEDLIKCTVCAALFCSKKAYEVHNSYHQPDDLYVTSEEQRLQTVTKVDQDFDIRRVEGVADKYVPKINMAKRPAKSGKKTKKIQKVEVKETENYPSSDDEPTVTNESSDSDSDLPLKQRICS from the exons ATGAGTGCTAAAAGGCAGAACAAGTGTGTTTTGTGCGACTCGAAATTAGAATCCAAGGAAGCCTTGCAGGCACACTTTAG AAAGCATGCCAACAAAGAAATAGATACTCGTGGCAGAATTGTGAAAACCAACAAAAAAGCAGACACCCAGTGTGATATGTGCGGACAAACATTTGATTCGATCACTGCAACAATAAGGCATAGATTTAAAGTTCATCCAAATTCACCGACAAAATTTTATTGCCATTATTGTGGAATGCAGTTTCCTTTAAAA ACGCACAGGGATAATCATCAGGCGTCGCACGATTCGTCCGAAAGTGAAAGGAAAGAACAACACAAGAAATGCGAAGATTGTGATGTATTATTCTATAACGAAAAAGCTTTAGATTATCATTATCGTTCTATACATAAGAG AATGGTACATCTTTTCCAACCGATTGCAACACCGCCTCCTAGCAATAAAATCAAAGTAAACTCTATGAACGATGCTCTCAGTGTATATTACTGTCATTTATGCGGTGCTGAGTATATTATAAAATTCAATCTACAGCAACATTTGGAACGAGCTCATACTCAA GAAGAAAGGGAAGCTGTTCCAGAAGACTTAATAAAATGTACAGTATGCGCTGCATTATTTTGCAGTAAAAAAGCGTACGAAGTGCATAACAGCTATCACCAACCAGACGATTTATATGTAACATCGGAGGAACAAAGATTACAAACAGTAACTAAAGTAGATCAAGATTTTGATATTAGACGGGTAGAAGGGGTAGCCGATAAGTATGTTCCAAAAATTAATATGGCTAAAAGACCTGCTAAAAGTGGTAAAAAG actaaaaaaattcagaaagtagAAGTAAAGGAAACGGAAAATTATCCGTCCTCTGATGACGAACCTACCGTTACTAACGAATCTAGCGATTCAGATAGCGATCTTCCATTGAAACAAAGGATCTGCAGCTAA